In Halichondria panicea chromosome 9, odHalPani1.1, whole genome shotgun sequence, a genomic segment contains:
- the LOC135341148 gene encoding uncharacterized protein LOC135341148, translating to MEHNSAYGLIDERIEDTPADNNISYNTVDHGTISRNQTSRYSNPGERQENTYDEIVNKFKAPAEDSLKKSQVLICSAATSALVISVLSLLVAVAALVFFNSELRNQLCSATCNQSLNQQLLFTQLNDSIAKIESIIGELSPTAFFPGSLTNPASSCSDIPQDRPPGEYWIQANNTISPVQVFCDMERTSCSCNRTTKGWMRVANLDMTDPNQTCPTAFSLRTRTTPPLRTCGRSVFGCTRAIFPTFGIEYSHVCGRIVAYQDGSPDGFFSSNSLTIDDTYVDGISVTHGQSPRQHIWTFAAALDELSSTCPCINSEIETGFAPSFINQDYFCDTGSRDRFQHIFYPDDPLWDGQGCGRASTCCQFNNPPWFCKQLPQPTTDDIELRMCFGSGVTDEDTPLELIQLFIN from the coding sequence ATGGAACATAACAGTGCTTATGGCTTGATTGACGAAAGAATAGAAGACACCCCAGCAGACAACAATATTTCTTACAATACTGTTGATCATGGGACCATATCTCGTAATCAGACCAGTCGGTACAGTAACCCTGGAGAGAGACAAGAAAATACGTATGACGAAATCGTGAACAAGTTCAAGGCGCCGGCAGAAGACAGTCTGAAGAAGAGTCAAGTTCTAATTTGCAGTGCAGCTACTTCAGCTTTAGTTATATCTGTGCTTTCTCTACTCGTAGCTGTTGCAGCATTAGTGTTCTTTAATTCAGAGTTGAGGAACCAGCTTTGTAGTGCCACATGCAACCAGTCTCTGAATCAACAGCTATTGTTTACTCAATTGAATGATTCAATCGCAAAAATCGAATCTATCATTGGTGAGTTAAGCCCAACTGCTTTTTTTCCAGGGTCTTTAACCAACCCTGCTAGCTCTTGCAGTGACATCCCCCAAGACAGACCGCCTGGAGAATACTGGATTCAAGCTAACAATACCATTTCTCCTGTTCAAGTTTTCTGTGACATGGAACGAACTAGCTGCAGCTGCAACCGAACAACAAAAGGATGGATGAGAGTTGCCAATTTGGACATGACCGACCCCAACCAGACCTGCCCTACTGCATTCAGTTTGCGGACACGAACAACACCACCACTGCGGACATGTGGCAGATCAGTATTTGGGTGTACAAGGGCTATATTTCCAACCTTTGGGATTGAGTACTCACATGTGTGTGGTAGAATCGTAGCTTATCAAGATGGATCCCCAGATGGGTTTTTCTCTTCCAACTCCTTAACGATTGACGACACTTATGTGGACGGCATTAGCGTCACACACGGACAATCCCCACGACAACACATCTGGACATTTGCTGCAGCTTTGGATGAACTGAGCTCTACTTGTCCCTGTATCAATTCTGAGATTGAAACTGGATTTGCACCATCGTTTATCAATCAAGACTATTTCTGTGACACTGGTAGTAGAGATCGATTTCAACACATTTTCTATCCTGATGATCCACTCTGGGATGGTCAGGGATGCGGGCGTGCCAGTACTTGCTGCCAATTCAACAACCCACCGTGGTTTTGCAAGCAACTCCCCCAGCCAACTACGGATGATATTGAACTGAGGATGTGTTTTGGCAGTGGGGTCACTGATGAAGACACACCACTTGAACTTATTCAACTTTTTATAAACTGA
- the LOC135341149 gene encoding xaa-Arg dipeptidase-like, with product MANKETILKLCQALKGIASAKIDTSSEILHHMSDQIWKNPELSSKEEKAHHLLTSLLENQGFTVERSYTGIETAFRATFGSGRPNVCVICEYDALPEIGHACGHNLIAEAGVAAGLGLKAVLESSNAPKGMLTVMGTPAEEYGGGKIDMIDNGAFDGIDLAMMVHPAVSDILAPGYLACSQFSVAFTGKAAHAAAFPWEGVNALDAAVMAYTSISALRQQMKPTWRVHAIISDGGTKPNIIPELSKMELFARTSIKSELPLLVEKVQQCLKGAAEATGCTHEITQNSKPYYDLLSNKILLDLYKNNWSALGVEAPLTGSSSGSTDMGNVSYVMPSIHPKFRVGPGNVPGIHTEKFTVIANTPDAHRMTLIAAKAMAHTCVDVLTDQKLMTEINEEFKSSSV from the coding sequence ATGGCCAATAAAGAGACCATATTAAAGCTGTGTCAAGCTCTAAAAGGAATTGCTTCAGCCAAAATCGATACAAGCTCTGAAATTCTTCACCACATGAGTGATCAGATATGGAAAAACCCAGAACTTTCATCCAAAGAAGAAAAGGCACACCATCTTCTTACTTCACTGTTGGAAAATCAAGGCTTTACTGTGGAACGTTCTTACACTGGTATCGAAACAGCTTTCAGGGCTACCTTTGGCTCTGGGAGACCCAATGTGTGTGTTATCTGTGAGTACGATGCTCTACCTGAAATCGGTCATGCATGTGGACACAACCTAATAGCAGAGGCTGGAGTTGCCGCTGGTTTGGGTTTGAAAGCTGTTCTGGAATCGAGCAATGCCCCGAAAGGAATGTTAACAGTTATGGGCACTCCCGCTGAAGAATATGGTGGTGGGAAGATCGACATGATCGATAATGGTGCGTTTGACGGCATTGACTTAGCAATGATGGTTCACCCTGCTGTGAGTGATATTCTTGCCCCAGGATATTTAGCCTGCTCTCAATTTAGTGTTGCTTTCACTGGCAAGGCGGCCCATGCTGCTGCGTTTCCCTGGGAAGGAGTGAACGCACTAGATGCAGCTGTGATGGCCTACACCTCCATCTCTGCCCTCAGACAGCAAATGAAGCCAACTTGGAGAGTCCATGCTATCATATCAGATGGTGGCACAAAACCAAATATAATACCTGAATTATCTAAAATGGAGCTATTTGCAAGGACATCAATCAAAAGCGAGCTGCCATTGTTAGTAGAAAAGGTACAACAATGTTTAAAAGGAGCTGCTGAAGCTACTGGCTGCACACATGAAATAACACAGAACAGTAAGCCGTACTATGATCTCCTGTCGAACAAAATACTTTTGGACTTGTACAAGAACAATTGGAGTGCCCTGGGTGTGGAAGCACCTTTAACCGGATCGTCTAGTGGTTCCACTGATATGGGAAACGTGTCTTATGTTATGCCGTCGATCCACCCCAAATTTAGAGTTGGACCCGGAAATGTGCCTGGTATTCACACCGAGAAATTCACAGTCATAGCGAACACTCCCGATGCTCATAGGATGACATTAATTGCTGCCAAGGCAATGGCTCATACATGTGTTGATGTGCTCACCGATCAGAAACTGATGACAGAGATTAATGAAGAATTTAAATCAAGTAGTGTTTAG
- the LOC135341794 gene encoding uncharacterized protein LOC135341794, with translation MSRSRIRMLILSVAAMVVIFSAWNRLRTLNELEIEFYHHSVLPENSHLKRFSLKKIEGKIIEPYTYLLKSSASSEIHSLQNSNLPIKKRRDIEPIQLLFVPDPLQWVKVPKKGTTVEKCDIPCVYGGDTSSFILENTNALILHLPDLNGEHPRKVLEERNLTVSNAYIVGMTLEPTAKYKHQFDRINDYDIEMTFRMTSDVPAIYQKFWKKERDILMDPIIPWEKRKKAVAFVADNCHTTSHRENLVKMLEKHIPVNSMSTCLPNTLWPKDIPRSNRRLNKVVLMRRYLANIAGENSFEKDYVSEKVYDALIAGTVSIYLGAPNIDSFVPSDTIINVPQNFTEADVVRIVKELERIFENKKVYEKWTNFKNRPLDDWFSQRFNFTRDTMKCRLCRRVYALTNGYGWDRNRQEIVS, from the coding sequence ATGTCAAGGTCTAGGATTCGAATGCTCATACTCAGTGTAGCAGCCATGGTGGTGATATTTTCAGCCTGGAATCGACTCAGAACACTCAATGAACTGGAAATAGAATTTTACCATCATTCAGTGCTGCCAGAAAACTCACACCTCAAAAGGTTCTCCCTCAAGAAAATAGAAGGGAAAATCATAGAACCATACACATACTTGCTCAAGTCTTCTGCATCAAGCGAAATACATTCCCTCCAAAATTCTAATCTACCTATCAAAAAACGCCGAGATATTGAACCTATTCAACTTTTATTTGTTCCCGATCCCCTACAATGGGTCAAAGTACCAAAGAAAGGCACTACTGTGGAGAAATGTGACATCccgtgtgtgtatggtggcgATACTTCATCATTCATTTTAGAAAACACAAATGCACTAATTTTACATTTACCTGATCTCAATGGAGAACACCCGAGGAAAGTGCTGGAGGAGAGAAATCTCACAGTTTCCAATGCTTACATCGTGGGAATGACTCTTGAACCTACGGCAAAGTACAAGCACCAGTTTGACCGAATTAATGATTACGATATTGAAATGACCTTCAGGATGACCAGTGATGTTCCTGCCATTTATCAAAAGTTTTGGAAGAAAGAGAGAGATATTTTAATGGATCCTATCATACCCTGGGAGAAACGAAAAAAGGCAGTAGCATTTGTTGCTGATAATTGTCACACAACCAGTCACCGTGAGAACCTTGTGAAGATGCTTGAAAAACACATACCAGTCAATTCAATGTCCACTTGCCTACCAAACACCCTCTGGCCCAAAGACATCCCTCGCTCCAATCGTCGCTTGAATAAAGTTGTGTTGATGAGAAGATATCTAGCTAACATTGCTGGAGAAAACTCTTTTGAGAAAGACTATGTTTCTGAGAAAGTGTATGATGCTCTTATTGCTGGAACAGTATCTATCTACTTAGGTGCTCCAAATATTGACAGTTTTGTACCATCTGACACCATAATCAATGTACCGCAGAATTTCACTGAAGCAGATGTTGTGAGGATTGTTAAAGAACTAGAGAGAATATTTGAGAACAAAAAGGTGTACGAGAAATGGACTAATTTCAAGAACCGTCCACTGGACGACTGGTTCAGTCAGCGATTCAACTTCACCAGAGACACTATGAAATGCCGACTATGCAGAAGAGTGTATGCTCTGACTAATGGTTATGGTTGGGACAGAAATAGACAAGAAATAGTATCTTAG
- the LOC135341150 gene encoding xaa-Arg dipeptidase-like codes for MSDLKSTASTGIESCKSELSALSDEIWRNPELGFNEHKAHELLTNFLEKKGFTVERSYTGIETAFRATFGSGRPNVCVICEYDALPEIGHACGHNLIAEAGVAAGLGLKAVLESSDALKGMVTVLGTPAEETDGGKINLIRNGAFENIDLSMMVHPCPTNIVSPQMLALEALNITYTGKASHAAAYPWEGVNALDAVALAYNAVSCLRQQMKPSWRVHGVIVSGGEDPAIVPEKTTLKYYIRAPTTQELNEFKVKVLNCFTGAATATGCSVSIESVPPLFNEVASNGVLAKLFASNLKIEFKMEGELTISTDMGNVSYIVPSIHPMFAIGSGEVNHTREFTAVTNTPEAHTATLTVAKAMAHTCIDVLTTDGLLEKIKEDFEVQLL; via the coding sequence atgtCTGATCTCAAATCAACTGCTTCTACTGGTATTGAGAGTTGCAAAAGTGAACTGAGTGCCTTGAGTGATGAGATATGGAGGAATCCTGAGCTGGGATTCAATGAGCACAAAGCACACGAACTCCTCACAAACTTCCTCGAGAAGAAAGGTTTCACTGTGGAACGCTCCTACACTGGTATCGAAACAGCTTTCAGGGCCACCTTTGGCTCTGGGAGAcccaatgtgtgtgtgatctGTGAATACGATGCTCTGCCTGAAATCGGTCATGCATGTGGACACAACCTCATAGCAGAGGCTGGAGTTGCCGCTGGTTTGGGTTTAAAAGCTGTTTTGGAATCGAGTGATGCCCTGAAAGGAATGGTGACCGTCTTAGGAACACCTGCTGAAGAAACGGATGGAGGAAAGATAAATTTAATAAGAAACGGAGCCTTTGAGAACATTGACTTGTCAATGATGGTACACCCATGCCCAACGAATATAGTTAGTCCCCAAATGCTTGCCCTTGAAGCCCTGAACATTACTTACACCGGCAAGGCATCTCATGCTGCTGCTTACCCCTGGGAGGGAGTGAATGCACTGGATGCTGTCGCTCTGGCCTACAATGCAGTCTCATGTCTACGACAACAAATGAAACCAAGCTGGAGGGTACATGGAGTGATTGTAAGTGGAGGGGAAGACCCAGCCATTGTTCCGGAGAAAACCACTCTCAAATATTACATTAGAGCACCCACAACACAAGAATTAAACGAATTCAAAGTTAAGGTACTGAACTGTTTTACAGGTGCTGCTACAGCTACAGGGTGTAGTGTTTCAATCGAATCAGTCCCACCACTGTTCAACGAAGTAGCGAGCAATGGGGTGTTAGCAAAGCTTTTTGCCTCAAATCTTAAAATAGAGTTCAAAATGGAGGGAGAGCTAACTATTTCCACAGACATGGGAAATGTATCATACATCGTTCCTTCCATTCATCCTATGTTTGCTATCGGCTCTGGTGAAGTGAACCACACTCGAGAATTCACTGCCGTGACCAACACCCCTGAGGCGCACACAGCTACTCTGACTGTTGCCAAGGCCATGGCTCACACATGCATTGATGTGCTTACTACTGATGGATTGTTGGAGAAAATAAAAGAAGACTTTGAAGTACAGCTACTCTGA